One Bradyrhizobium sp. ISRA464 genomic window carries:
- the der gene encoding ribosome biogenesis GTPase Der, whose product MSFTIAIIGRPNVGKSTLFNRLVGQKLALVDDEPGVTRDRREGQARLGDLDFTIIDTAGLDEGAKGSLTARMQEQTETAIELADALMFVIDARVGLTPTDRAFADFARRANKPVVLVANKAEGKHGEIGAMESYALGLGDPVQISAEHGEGMGELYEALSALMPEGADADDDEVEDDDEDVSEEEAAQRPIRVAIVGRPNAGKSTLINRLLGEERLLTSPEAGTTRDSIAVEITWQGRQFRIFDTAGLRRRSRIEEKLEKLSVADALRAVRFAEVVVLMMDAQNRFEEQDLRIADLIEREGRAIVLAVNKWDLVERKPNQISALRADADHWLPQVKGAPIVAVSGLMGEGIDRLMSAIQDAYAVWNRRVPTSALNRWFEQAIQANPPPAVSGRRLKLNYITETKARPPSFVLFCSRADAIPKSYLRYLTNGLREAFDLPGTPVRITLREKANPFAYKRKRPS is encoded by the coding sequence ATGTCTTTCACCATCGCCATTATCGGCCGGCCCAATGTCGGCAAATCGACGCTGTTCAACCGGCTGGTCGGGCAGAAGCTCGCGCTGGTCGACGATGAGCCGGGTGTGACGCGCGACCGCCGCGAGGGCCAGGCGCGGCTCGGCGATCTCGACTTCACGATCATCGATACCGCAGGCCTCGACGAGGGTGCCAAGGGCTCGCTGACCGCCCGGATGCAGGAGCAGACCGAAACCGCGATCGAGCTTGCCGACGCCCTGATGTTCGTGATCGACGCCCGCGTCGGCCTGACGCCGACCGACCGCGCCTTTGCCGATTTCGCCCGCCGCGCCAACAAGCCGGTGGTGCTGGTCGCGAACAAGGCCGAGGGCAAGCATGGCGAGATCGGGGCGATGGAATCCTATGCGCTGGGTCTCGGCGATCCCGTGCAGATCTCGGCCGAGCATGGCGAGGGCATGGGCGAGCTCTACGAGGCGCTGAGTGCGCTGATGCCGGAAGGCGCCGACGCGGATGATGACGAGGTGGAGGACGATGACGAAGACGTCTCGGAGGAGGAGGCCGCGCAGCGCCCGATCCGGGTGGCGATCGTCGGCCGGCCCAATGCCGGCAAGTCGACGCTGATCAACCGTCTGCTCGGCGAGGAACGCCTGCTGACCAGCCCCGAGGCCGGCACCACGCGCGATTCCATCGCGGTCGAGATCACCTGGCAGGGCCGTCAATTCCGCATCTTCGACACCGCAGGCCTGCGCCGCCGCTCGCGAATCGAGGAGAAGCTGGAAAAGCTTTCGGTCGCCGACGCGCTGCGCGCGGTGCGCTTCGCCGAGGTGGTCGTGCTGATGATGGACGCGCAGAACAGGTTCGAGGAGCAGGACCTGCGCATCGCCGACTTGATCGAGCGCGAGGGCCGCGCGATCGTGCTCGCGGTCAACAAATGGGATCTCGTCGAGCGCAAGCCGAACCAGATCTCGGCGCTGCGCGCCGACGCCGATCACTGGCTGCCGCAGGTCAAGGGTGCGCCGATCGTGGCGGTGTCCGGCCTGATGGGCGAGGGCATCGACCGCCTGATGAGCGCGATCCAGGACGCCTATGCGGTCTGGAACCGGCGCGTGCCGACCTCGGCGCTCAACCGCTGGTTCGAGCAGGCGATCCAGGCCAATCCGCCGCCCGCGGTCTCGGGCCGCCGGCTGAAGCTGAACTACATCACCGAGACCAAGGCGCGCCCGCCGAGCTTTGTGCTGTTCTGCTCGCGCGCCGATGCGATCCCGAAATCCTATCTGCGCTATCTCACCAACGGGCTGCGCGAGGCGTTCGATCTGCCGGGCACACCTGTTCGGATCACGCTGCGCGAGAAGGCCAATCCGTTCGCCTACAAGCGCAAACGGCCGTCGTGA
- a CDS encoding tetratricopeptide repeat protein: MSELFDEVNEEVRREQLKRLWDKYSLFIIALVVLIIAGVGGWRGYQYLEAKKAAEAGAAFDRAVELSEQNKHAEAEAAFADLAAKAPYGYRTLARLRMAAEVATHDQQAAAKLYDEIAADGSVGRPEQDLARIRAAQLLMETTTYPNMLQRLEPATAQDSTFRHTARELLALSAWRANDATAARKWLDQIASDGDSPPSLRSRAEALQALLPPAAKS, translated from the coding sequence GTGTCTGAATTATTTGATGAAGTAAACGAGGAAGTCCGTCGCGAACAGCTCAAGAGGCTGTGGGACAAGTACTCGCTGTTCATTATCGCGCTGGTGGTGCTGATCATCGCGGGCGTCGGTGGCTGGCGCGGCTACCAGTATCTGGAGGCGAAGAAGGCCGCCGAGGCGGGTGCGGCATTCGATCGCGCCGTCGAATTGTCCGAGCAGAACAAGCATGCCGAGGCGGAAGCGGCCTTTGCGGACCTCGCGGCCAAGGCGCCGTACGGCTATCGGACCCTGGCGCGGCTGCGCATGGCGGCCGAGGTCGCGACCCACGACCAGCAGGCCGCCGCCAAGCTGTATGACGAGATCGCGGCCGACGGCAGCGTCGGCCGGCCCGAGCAGGACCTGGCCCGGATCCGCGCAGCTCAGCTCCTGATGGAAACCACGACCTATCCGAACATGCTGCAGCGGCTCGAACCGGCGACCGCCCAGGATTCGACCTTCCGTCACACCGCGCGCGAACTGCTGGCGCTGTCGGCCTGGCGGGCCAACGACGCTACCGCCGCGCGCAAGTGGCTTGACCAGATTGCCAGTGACGGCGACTCGCCTCCGAGCCTGCGCTCGCGCGCCGAGGCGCTGCAGGCCCTGCTGCCGCCGGCCGCCAAGAGCTGA
- a CDS encoding class I adenylate-forming enzyme family protein, with translation MDWSQHALPPMRLEPRFGDRVVPAFVERPGSLWAMIAQAVAQNGDGEALICGDTRLTWRELAQRSAKVAAGFEKLGLVPGDRVAILLGNRIEFVLAMFAAAHAGLVTVLLSTRQQKPEIAFVLNDCGAKLLVHEATLADRVPDAADIPDLRHRISVSEDSASQFARLLDNPPASAPAEVREEDTAMILYTSGTTGRPKGAMLAHCNIIHSSMVFVSCLKLTKADRSVAAVPLAHVTGAVANITTMVCCAGALIVMPEFKASEYLKLAARERVTFTVMVPAMYNLCLLQPDFDSYDLSSWRIGGFGGAPMPVATIEKLDAKIPGLKLANCYGATETTSPSTLMPGELTEAHIDSVGLPCPGAEIVVMGPDGREVPRGEIGELWIRSASVIRGYWNNPKATAESFTAGFWHSGDLGSVDTQNFVRVFDRQKDMINRGGLKIYSAEVESVLAGHPAVVESAIIAKPCPVLGERVHAVIVTRAEVNAEALRAWCAERLSDYKVPETMALTATPLPRNANGKVIKRQLRETLAAAAT, from the coding sequence ATGGACTGGTCGCAGCACGCACTTCCGCCCATGCGGCTCGAGCCGCGCTTCGGTGACCGGGTCGTGCCGGCGTTCGTGGAGCGGCCGGGCAGCCTGTGGGCGATGATCGCGCAAGCCGTCGCACAGAATGGCGACGGCGAGGCATTGATCTGCGGAGATACCCGCCTGACCTGGCGCGAGCTCGCGCAGCGCTCGGCCAAGGTCGCGGCCGGCTTCGAAAAGCTCGGCCTTGTGCCCGGCGATCGCGTCGCGATCCTGCTCGGCAATCGCATCGAGTTCGTGTTGGCGATGTTCGCCGCCGCCCATGCCGGGCTGGTGACGGTGTTGCTCTCGACGCGGCAGCAGAAGCCCGAGATCGCCTTTGTGCTGAACGATTGCGGCGCGAAGCTTCTCGTCCACGAGGCCACGCTTGCCGACCGCGTGCCCGACGCGGCCGACATCCCCGATCTGCGGCACCGGATCTCCGTGAGCGAAGACAGCGCGTCGCAATTTGCACGCCTGCTCGACAATCCGCCGGCATCCGCGCCCGCGGAGGTGAGGGAAGAGGACACTGCGATGATCCTCTACACGTCGGGCACCACGGGCCGGCCGAAGGGCGCGATGCTCGCCCATTGCAACATCATCCATTCTTCGATGGTGTTCGTGTCCTGCCTGAAGCTGACCAAAGCGGATCGCTCGGTTGCCGCCGTGCCGCTCGCGCATGTCACCGGCGCCGTCGCCAATATCACAACCATGGTGTGCTGCGCCGGCGCGCTGATCGTCATGCCCGAGTTCAAGGCATCAGAATATCTGAAGCTCGCCGCGCGCGAACGCGTGACCTTCACGGTGATGGTGCCGGCGATGTACAATCTCTGTCTGCTGCAGCCGGATTTCGACAGCTACGATCTGTCGAGCTGGCGCATCGGCGGCTTCGGCGGCGCGCCGATGCCGGTCGCCACCATAGAGAAGCTCGACGCCAAGATTCCCGGGTTGAAGCTCGCGAACTGCTACGGCGCCACCGAGACCACGTCGCCGTCGACGTTGATGCCGGGCGAACTGACCGAGGCGCATATCGACAGCGTCGGCCTGCCATGCCCCGGCGCCGAGATCGTCGTGATGGGGCCTGATGGCCGCGAAGTGCCGCGCGGTGAGATCGGCGAGCTCTGGATCCGCAGCGCCTCCGTCATCCGGGGTTACTGGAACAATCCGAAGGCAACAGCCGAGAGCTTCACGGCCGGCTTCTGGCATTCCGGCGATCTCGGCTCGGTCGATACGCAGAACTTCGTCCGCGTATTCGATCGCCAGAAGGACATGATCAACCGCGGCGGCCTGAAGATCTATTCCGCCGAGGTTGAATCGGTGTTGGCCGGTCACCCTGCCGTCGTCGAGAGCGCGATCATTGCCAAGCCGTGCCCGGTCCTGGGCGAGCGGGTGCACGCCGTGATTGTGACGCGTGCCGAGGTGAATGCGGAGGCCTTGCGCGCCTGGTGCGCCGAGCGGCTGTCGGATTACAAGGTGCCCGAGACGATGGCGCTGACCGCAACCCCGCTGCCGCGCAACGCCAACGGCAAGGTGATCAAGCGCCAGTTGCGGGAGACGTTGGCGGCGGCCGCGACCTGA
- the panB gene encoding 3-methyl-2-oxobutanoate hydroxymethyltransferase produces MSVQSAIKRKTAPDLRARKNGEPIVMLTSYHAHTAALVDKHCDAILVGDSLGNVMHGFETTVPVTLDMMILQGRAVMRGSQQALVVVDMPFGSYEGSKEQAFQSAVRIMKETLCGAVKLEGGVRMAETVAFLSERGIPVMGHIGLTPQSINTLGSFRAQGREEANWAPIENDARAIAEAGAFSIVVEAVAEPLARKITQSIAVPTVGIGASAACDGQVLVLEDMLGLSPRAPKFVRRYGNLGPAIEEAIAGYARDVKSRAFPGPEHVYEMKKT; encoded by the coding sequence ATGTCTGTTCAATCCGCCATCAAGCGCAAGACTGCGCCCGATCTCCGCGCCCGCAAGAACGGCGAGCCGATCGTGATGCTGACCTCGTACCACGCGCACACCGCGGCGCTGGTCGACAAGCATTGCGACGCCATCCTGGTCGGGGATTCCCTCGGCAATGTCATGCACGGCTTCGAAACCACTGTGCCTGTTACGCTCGACATGATGATCCTGCAGGGCCGCGCGGTGATGCGCGGCTCGCAGCAGGCGCTCGTCGTGGTCGACATGCCGTTCGGCTCCTACGAAGGCTCGAAGGAGCAGGCGTTCCAGTCCGCGGTGCGGATCATGAAGGAAACGCTGTGCGGCGCGGTCAAGCTGGAGGGCGGCGTGCGGATGGCGGAGACGGTGGCGTTCCTGTCGGAGCGCGGCATTCCGGTGATGGGCCATATCGGCCTGACGCCGCAGTCTATCAACACGCTCGGCTCGTTCCGCGCCCAGGGCCGCGAGGAGGCGAACTGGGCGCCGATCGAGAACGACGCCAGGGCGATCGCGGAGGCCGGCGCCTTCTCGATCGTGGTCGAGGCGGTGGCCGAGCCGCTGGCGCGCAAGATCACGCAGTCGATCGCCGTGCCGACCGTCGGCATCGGCGCCAGCGCGGCTTGCGACGGCCAGGTGCTGGTGCTGGAGGACATGCTCGGCCTGTCGCCGCGCGCGCCGAAATTCGTGCGCCGCTACGGCAATCTCGGACCGGCGATCGAGGAAGCGATCGCTGGCTATGCGCGGGACGTGAAGAGCCGCGCCTTCCCGGGGCCCGAGCATGTCTACGAGATGAAGAAGACCTGA
- a CDS encoding NnrU family protein, which produces MGLLVMIVGLVLFLGVHVLTSLRGMRAGLVKAMGEGGYKIVYSLVAAAGLVLIVRGFGEYRATGWIDVWTPPTAFKHITVALMLPAVILVVASYIRGRIYTTLKHPMLAGVKLWAFAHLLANGDLGSIILFGSFLGWAVYDRISLKRRTDAGAPPIPVGGTTNDLIAIAVGVIAYLALAFAFHPVVIGVPVMGA; this is translated from the coding sequence GTGGGACTGCTCGTCATGATCGTGGGTCTTGTGCTGTTCCTCGGCGTCCACGTGCTGACCAGCCTGCGCGGGATGCGCGCGGGCCTGGTCAAGGCGATGGGCGAGGGCGGCTATAAGATCGTCTATTCGCTCGTAGCGGCCGCAGGCCTCGTGCTGATCGTCCGAGGCTTTGGCGAATACCGCGCCACAGGTTGGATCGATGTCTGGACGCCGCCGACGGCGTTCAAGCACATCACGGTGGCGCTGATGCTGCCTGCCGTCATCCTGGTGGTGGCTTCCTATATCCGCGGCCGCATCTACACCACGCTGAAGCATCCGATGCTTGCCGGCGTGAAGCTGTGGGCGTTCGCGCATCTGCTCGCCAACGGCGATCTCGGCTCGATCATCCTGTTCGGCTCGTTCCTCGGCTGGGCGGTCTATGACCGCATCTCGCTGAAACGCCGTACGGATGCCGGCGCGCCGCCGATCCCGGTGGGCGGGACAACCAACGACCTGATCGCGATCGCGGTCGGTGTCATCGCTTATCTGGCGCTGGCGTTTGCGTTCCATCCGGTCGTGATCGGCGTGCCTGTGATGGGAGCCTGA
- a CDS encoding peptide chain release factor 3, whose translation MSDTALTAESPFRSSLADEVARRRTFAIISHPDAGKTTLTEKLLLFGGAINLAGQVKAKGERRNTRSDWMKIERERGISVVTSVMTFEFNDLVFNLLDTPGHEDFSEDTYRTLTAVDSAVMVIDAAKGIEARTRKLFEVCRLRDIPIITFINKMDRESRDTFELLDEIEKTLALDTTPMTWPVGRGRDFLGTYDVVNGGVRLLEGGGAKTGQAEQIDIADLGARNPNLDVAGVKDELELVSEACKPFELEAFREGHLTPVYFGSALRNFGVGDLLEGLGKFAPAPRAQDSDLRKVEAAEPRMSAFVFKIQANMDPNHRDRIAFARLCSGKLSRGMKAKLVRTGKNMSLSSPQFFFAQDRSVADEAFAGDVVGIPNHGTLRIGDTLTEGEELTFVGVPSFAPEIVRRVRLTDAMKAKKLKEALQQMSEEGVVQVFRPRDGAPALVGVVGPLQLDVLKARLDAEYSLPVEFEVSEFSLARWISSDDRKKLDAFIAANNSGIADDVDGDPVFMAKNEFYLGYTRERAEGITFSNVKDVKKRA comes from the coding sequence ATGTCCGATACCGCCCTTACAGCCGAATCGCCGTTCCGGTCGTCGCTTGCCGATGAAGTTGCCCGACGTCGCACCTTTGCGATCATCTCGCACCCGGACGCCGGCAAGACCACGCTGACCGAAAAGCTGCTGCTGTTCGGTGGCGCCATCAACCTTGCCGGCCAGGTCAAGGCCAAGGGCGAGCGGCGCAACACGCGCTCGGACTGGATGAAGATCGAGCGCGAGCGCGGCATCTCGGTCGTCACCTCGGTGATGACCTTCGAGTTCAACGACCTCGTGTTCAACTTGCTGGACACGCCGGGCCACGAGGACTTTTCGGAAGACACCTATCGCACGCTGACCGCGGTCGATTCCGCGGTCATGGTGATCGACGCCGCCAAGGGCATCGAGGCGCGCACGCGCAAGCTGTTCGAGGTTTGTCGCCTGCGCGACATCCCGATCATCACCTTCATCAACAAGATGGACCGCGAGAGCCGCGACACCTTTGAGCTTTTGGACGAGATCGAGAAGACGCTGGCGCTCGACACCACGCCGATGACCTGGCCGGTCGGCCGCGGCCGCGACTTCCTCGGTACCTATGACGTCGTCAATGGCGGCGTGCGGTTGCTCGAAGGCGGCGGCGCCAAGACCGGGCAGGCCGAGCAGATCGACATCGCCGATCTCGGCGCGCGCAATCCCAATCTCGATGTCGCCGGGGTCAAGGACGAGCTCGAATTGGTGTCGGAGGCCTGCAAGCCGTTCGAGCTCGAGGCGTTTCGCGAGGGCCATCTGACGCCGGTGTATTTCGGCAGCGCGCTGCGCAATTTCGGCGTCGGCGACCTGCTGGAAGGCCTCGGCAAATTCGCGCCCGCGCCGAGGGCGCAGGATTCCGATCTGCGCAAGGTCGAGGCGGCGGAGCCGCGCATGAGCGCCTTCGTGTTCAAGATCCAGGCCAACATGGATCCGAACCATCGCGACCGCATCGCGTTCGCCCGGCTGTGCTCGGGCAAGCTCAGCCGGGGCATGAAGGCCAAGCTGGTGCGCACCGGCAAGAACATGAGCCTGTCGAGCCCGCAATTCTTCTTCGCCCAGGACCGCTCGGTGGCCGATGAGGCCTTTGCCGGCGACGTCGTCGGCATTCCCAATCACGGCACGCTGCGGATCGGCGACACCCTGACCGAGGGCGAGGAGCTGACCTTCGTCGGCGTGCCGAGCTTCGCGCCGGAAATCGTCCGCCGCGTCCGCCTGACGGATGCAATGAAGGCCAAGAAGCTGAAGGAAGCCCTGCAGCAGATGTCGGAGGAGGGCGTCGTCCAGGTGTTCCGCCCGCGCGACGGCGCGCCGGCGCTGGTCGGCGTGGTCGGCCCGCTGCAGCTCGACGTGCTCAAGGCGCGGCTCGATGCTGAATACTCGCTGCCGGTGGAGTTCGAGGTCAGCGAGTTCTCGCTGGCGCGCTGGATTTCCTCCGACGACCGCAAGAAGCTCGACGCCTTCATCGCTGCCAACAATTCCGGCATCGCTGACGATGTCGATGGCGATCCCGTGTTCATGGCCAAGAACGAGTTCTATCTCGGTTACACCCGCGAGCGCGCCGAGGGCATCACCTTCTCCAACGTCAAGGACGTAAAGAAGCGGGCGTAG
- the sugE gene encoding quaternary ammonium compound efflux SMR transporter SugE translates to MAWTILFTAGLLEIGWAIGLKYTEGFSRIVPSALTLAAMAGSIILLGVALKSLPIGTAYAVWTGIGAVGTAALGIVLFDEPATAMRLASIGLIVAGIVGLKLVT, encoded by the coding sequence ATGGCCTGGACCATTCTCTTCACCGCTGGCCTGCTGGAGATCGGCTGGGCGATTGGGCTGAAATATACCGAAGGTTTCTCGCGGATCGTACCGTCGGCGCTGACGCTGGCGGCGATGGCCGGCAGCATCATCCTGCTCGGCGTCGCGCTCAAGAGCTTGCCGATCGGAACCGCCTATGCGGTCTGGACCGGGATCGGCGCGGTCGGAACCGCGGCGCTCGGTATCGTCCTGTTCGACGAACCGGCCACTGCGATGCGGCTTGCCAGCATCGGGTTGATCGTCGCCGGCATCGTCGGGCTCAAGCTCGTGACCTGA
- a CDS encoding inorganic phosphate transporter — translation MDATLGLPVLVILIAVALLFDFLNGLHDAANSIATIVSTRVLRPQYAVFWAAFFNFVAFTVFGLHVANTIGTGIIEPSVVDATVIFAALVGAIVWNLFTWGLGIPSSSSHALIGGLVGAGMAKAGISAAVWSGLSKTLLAIVLSPLVGFVLALVLVAIVSWLSVRSTPFAVDRAFRILQFASASLYSLGHGGNDAQKTMGIIAVLLYSQGHTGETFHIPFWVVLACQSAMALGTLMGGWRIVRTMGLRITKLTPMQGFCAETGGAATLFMATYLGVPVSTTHTITGAIVGVGAARRLSAVRWNVASSIVYAWVITIPASAAVAALTYWAVLILR, via the coding sequence GTGGACGCCACGTTGGGTCTTCCCGTTCTCGTCATCCTGATCGCGGTCGCGCTGCTGTTCGATTTCCTGAACGGCCTGCACGACGCCGCCAATTCGATCGCTACCATCGTCTCGACGCGCGTGCTGCGGCCGCAATATGCGGTGTTCTGGGCGGCGTTCTTCAATTTCGTCGCCTTCACGGTGTTTGGCCTGCACGTTGCCAACACCATCGGCACCGGGATCATCGAGCCGTCGGTCGTAGATGCCACCGTGATCTTCGCGGCGCTGGTTGGCGCGATCGTCTGGAACCTGTTCACCTGGGGACTCGGCATTCCATCGTCGAGCTCGCACGCACTGATCGGCGGCCTGGTCGGCGCCGGGATGGCGAAGGCGGGAATTTCGGCGGCGGTGTGGAGCGGGCTCTCCAAGACGCTGCTTGCGATCGTGCTGTCGCCTTTGGTCGGCTTCGTGCTGGCACTGGTGCTGGTCGCGATCGTGTCCTGGCTCTCGGTACGCTCGACGCCATTTGCGGTCGATCGCGCGTTCCGCATCCTGCAATTCGCCTCGGCCTCGCTCTATTCGCTCGGCCATGGCGGAAATGACGCGCAGAAGACCATGGGCATCATCGCCGTGCTGCTCTATTCGCAGGGGCACACCGGCGAAACGTTCCACATCCCTTTCTGGGTGGTGCTGGCCTGCCAGAGCGCGATGGCGCTGGGCACGTTGATGGGCGGCTGGCGGATCGTCCGCACCATGGGCCTGCGCATCACGAAGCTGACGCCGATGCAGGGCTTCTGCGCCGAGACCGGCGGCGCCGCGACCCTGTTCATGGCGACCTATCTCGGGGTTCCTGTCTCGACCACGCACACCATCACCGGCGCCATCGTCGGCGTCGGTGCGGCACGGCGGCTGTCCGCCGTGCGCTGGAACGTGGCGAGCTCGATCGTCTACGCCTGGGTGATCACGATTCCCGCATCCGCGGCGGTTGCCGCGCTGACCTATTGGGCGGTGCTGATCCTGCGGTGA
- a CDS encoding DUF47 domain-containing protein, with protein sequence MLRWFRSFLPKEERFFDLFARHAQTSVQCAMALQDMLKGGEETPVFCQRVNQFENDADNITREVLTAVRRTFITPFDRGDIKSLITSMDDAVDQMQQTAKAVVLFEVRSFEPPMREIGSLIIECANLVGRALPLLQSIGQNVVMLTQITEELTKLEGRVDDLHDIGLKELFLKHRDANTMDFIVGAEIYDHLEKVADRFDDVANEINSIVIEQV encoded by the coding sequence ATGTTGCGCTGGTTTCGCTCCTTTCTGCCCAAGGAAGAGCGGTTTTTCGACCTGTTCGCCCGCCACGCCCAGACCTCCGTGCAGTGCGCGATGGCGCTGCAGGACATGCTGAAGGGCGGGGAGGAGACGCCCGTCTTCTGCCAACGTGTCAATCAGTTCGAGAACGACGCGGACAACATCACCCGTGAGGTCCTGACCGCCGTCCGCCGCACCTTCATCACACCGTTCGACCGCGGCGACATCAAAAGCCTGATCACGTCGATGGACGATGCCGTCGACCAGATGCAGCAGACCGCGAAGGCGGTCGTGCTGTTCGAGGTGCGATCGTTCGAACCGCCGATGCGCGAGATCGGCAGCCTGATCATCGAATGCGCCAATCTGGTCGGCCGCGCGCTGCCTCTGCTGCAATCGATCGGGCAGAATGTCGTGATGCTGACCCAGATCACCGAGGAGCTGACCAAGCTCGAGGGCCGGGTCGACGATCTCCACGATATCGGCCTGAAGGAATTGTTCCTGAAGCATCGCGACGCCAACACGATGGACTTCATCGTCGGTGCGGAGATCTACGATCATCTCGAGAAGGTGGCCGACCGCTTCGATGACGTCGCCAACGAGATCAACTCCATCGTGATCGAGCAGGTCTAG
- a CDS encoding branched-chain amino acid ABC transporter permease, translated as MSALTDDTIPVTPRAMRDEMIVFAVMAVLLAVVPWTGVYPFFVMQALCFALLACAFNLLIGYGGLLSFGHAMFLGTAGYVSAHALKVWGLPPALGIVVGTAAAALLGLITGYISIRRQGIYFSMITLALSQLLYFIYLQAPFTHGEDGIQGIPQGHLFGIFDLSKPMVLYYVVLVGFLAGFLLIYRTINSPFGEVLKSIRENEPRAISLGYKTDQYKLLAFILSGTLAGFAGSLKVFVAQNASLTDVHWSMSGEIVLMTLVGGLGTIFGPVVGAFVIIAMQQYLAGFGQWVTVIQGVIFVACVLLFRRGLVGELAHYLRRSL; from the coding sequence ATGTCAGCATTGACCGACGATACGATTCCGGTGACGCCGCGCGCGATGCGCGACGAAATGATTGTGTTCGCCGTGATGGCGGTGCTGCTGGCGGTGGTGCCGTGGACGGGGGTCTATCCCTTCTTCGTCATGCAGGCGCTGTGCTTCGCGCTGCTCGCCTGCGCCTTCAACCTTCTGATCGGCTATGGCGGCCTGCTGTCGTTCGGCCACGCGATGTTCCTTGGCACCGCGGGCTACGTGTCGGCGCATGCGCTGAAGGTGTGGGGGCTGCCGCCCGCGCTCGGCATCGTGGTCGGCACGGCTGCTGCGGCCTTGCTCGGCCTCATCACCGGTTACATTTCGATCCGCCGGCAGGGCATCTATTTCTCGATGATCACGCTGGCGCTGTCGCAGCTGCTCTACTTCATCTATCTGCAGGCGCCGTTCACCCACGGCGAAGACGGCATCCAGGGCATTCCGCAGGGCCACCTGTTCGGGATCTTCGACCTCTCCAAGCCGATGGTGCTCTATTACGTCGTGCTGGTCGGATTCCTCGCCGGCTTCCTCCTGATCTACCGGACCATCAATTCGCCGTTCGGCGAGGTCCTGAAGTCGATCCGCGAGAACGAGCCACGCGCGATTTCGCTGGGCTACAAGACCGACCAGTACAAGCTGCTCGCCTTCATCCTGTCGGGCACGCTGGCGGGATTCGCCGGCTCGCTGAAGGTCTTCGTGGCGCAGAACGCCTCGCTCACCGACGTGCATTGGTCGATGTCCGGTGAAATCGTGCTGATGACGCTGGTCGGCGGTCTCGGCACGATTTTCGGACCCGTGGTCGGCGCCTTCGTGATCATCGCCATGCAGCAATATCTTGCCGGCTTCGGCCAGTGGGTGACGGTGATCCAGGGCGTCATCTTCGTGGCCTGCGTGCTGCTGTTCCGGCGCGGTCTCGTCGGCGAGCTCGCCCATTACCTCCGGCGCTCGCTGTAG
- a CDS encoding branched-chain amino acid ABC transporter permease: MQALYAQLLVGLINGSFYALLSLGLAVIFGMLNIINFAHGAVYMMGAFVAYFLLNLGGINYWWALIIAPIVVGIFGMILERTMLQWLTGLDHLYGLLLTFGIALIIQGVFQNYFGSSGLPYSIPDQLRGGMNLGFMFLPIYRGWVVVFSLVVCLATWFLIEKTQLGAYLRAATENPTLVRAFGINVPRMITLTYGLGVGLAALAGVLSAPINQVRPLMGADLIIVVFAVVVIGGMGSIMGSIITGFALGVIEGLTKYFYPEASNTVVFVLMVLVLLVKPTGLTGRAA; encoded by the coding sequence ATGCAGGCTTTATACGCACAGCTCCTGGTGGGACTGATCAACGGCTCGTTCTATGCGTTGCTCAGTCTGGGGCTCGCCGTGATCTTCGGCATGCTCAACATCATCAATTTCGCGCACGGCGCGGTCTACATGATGGGCGCCTTCGTGGCGTATTTCCTGCTCAACCTGGGCGGCATCAACTACTGGTGGGCGCTGATCATCGCGCCGATCGTGGTCGGCATCTTCGGCATGATCCTCGAACGCACCATGCTGCAATGGCTGACGGGGCTCGACCATCTCTACGGGCTGCTTCTGACCTTCGGCATTGCGCTGATCATTCAGGGTGTGTTCCAGAATTATTTCGGCTCGTCCGGTCTGCCTTATTCGATCCCGGATCAGCTCAGGGGCGGCATGAATCTCGGCTTCATGTTCCTGCCGATCTATCGTGGCTGGGTCGTCGTGTTCTCGCTTGTGGTTTGCCTGGCGACCTGGTTCCTGATCGAGAAGACGCAGCTCGGCGCTTACCTGCGCGCCGCCACCGAAAACCCGACGCTGGTGCGCGCCTTCGGCATCAACGTGCCGCGCATGATCACGCTGACCTACGGGCTCGGCGTCGGCCTCGCGGCGCTTGCCGGCGTGCTATCGGCGCCGATCAACCAGGTCCGGCCGCTGATGGGCGCCGATCTGATCATCGTGGTGTTCGCGGTGGTCGTGATCGGCGGCATGGGCTCGATCATGGGATCGATCATCACGGGCTTCGCGCTCGGCGTGATCGAGGGACTGACCAAGTATTTTTATCCCGAAGCCTCCAACACCGTGGTGTTTGTCCTGATGGTGCTGGTGCTGCTGGTGAAACCCACGGGACTGACGGGACGGGCGGCCTGA